A window of the Mucilaginibacter sp. cycad4 genome harbors these coding sequences:
- a CDS encoding SusD/RagB family nutrient-binding outer membrane lipoprotein: MKNKYITLITCALVSFTGCKKYIDVNQDPNRPIDVKEAQILAPVEAAISQNITAAGGANLAIVLQQYLQVIALNQVPPNFGTYLMYHQDMDSDWYNFYTQVMNNLVLLNKKAEADGNANYAAISKILLAYTLGSATDVWGDVPFSKGFQGIANVAPTYDSQQSVYTQIQTLLDNSIADIAKNSTTVPTGDDFYYTGDMSKWKKAAYTLKARYYMHLTKAPGHTAAAQAQLALTALENGMTSNDDDMKMPFAGSAGAENPWQQNFLPGSTLVLASTFVDGFAARKDPRLSKMVAPAIETGLYTGRVIGSDDIGSLESYSLGGSFYASTSSNNYIVTYSEALFLKAEATFVISGATAAQPVYSLAVKSHMSKLGITDAVADSYLTSRGALTSTNAIKLIIEEKVVANFLSMENYTDWRRTGYPALSKVKNALSDIPRRVLYPQTEMTANPQPQQNAKLTDRVWWDAQ; encoded by the coding sequence ATGAAAAATAAATATATCACGTTAATAACATGCGCGTTGGTAAGTTTTACGGGCTGTAAAAAATACATTGATGTAAACCAGGACCCCAACAGGCCTATAGATGTTAAAGAAGCACAGATCCTTGCACCGGTTGAGGCTGCCATATCACAAAATATCACTGCTGCGGGTGGTGCTAACCTTGCCATAGTACTACAGCAATACCTGCAGGTAATAGCTTTGAATCAGGTACCACCTAACTTTGGCACCTACCTCATGTATCACCAGGATATGGATAGTGATTGGTATAATTTTTACACGCAGGTAATGAATAACCTTGTACTGTTAAACAAAAAAGCGGAAGCCGATGGCAATGCCAATTACGCCGCTATATCAAAGATCTTGCTGGCTTACACGCTTGGCTCAGCTACTGATGTTTGGGGCGATGTGCCGTTTTCAAAAGGCTTTCAGGGGATTGCTAACGTTGCCCCAACTTATGACAGCCAGCAATCAGTTTATACGCAGATCCAAACCCTGCTTGATAATTCCATTGCCGATATTGCCAAAAACAGCACCACCGTGCCGACTGGCGATGATTTTTACTACACCGGTGATATGAGCAAATGGAAAAAGGCCGCTTATACATTAAAGGCGCGTTATTATATGCACCTCACTAAAGCACCGGGGCATACAGCTGCCGCCCAGGCACAACTGGCCCTAACCGCTCTTGAAAACGGCATGACAAGTAATGATGATGATATGAAAATGCCTTTCGCCGGTAGTGCCGGTGCCGAAAATCCATGGCAGCAAAACTTTTTGCCGGGTTCAACGCTGGTATTAGCTTCAACGTTTGTTGATGGTTTTGCGGCCAGGAAAGATCCGCGCCTATCAAAAATGGTAGCACCGGCTATTGAAACCGGTTTATATACCGGAAGGGTGATTGGCTCGGACGATATTGGTAGTTTGGAATCGTATTCATTAGGTGGTTCTTTTTATGCAAGTACAAGCTCAAATAACTACATTGTTACTTATTCGGAGGCGTTATTTTTAAAAGCCGAAGCTACATTTGTAATATCAGGAGCAACTGCGGCTCAACCGGTTTATTCGCTGGCGGTTAAATCGCATATGTCAAAACTGGGTATTACTGATGCCGTTGCGGATAGCTATCTAACTTCAAGGGGAGCGCTTACAAGTACTAACGCTATAAAACTTATTATTGAAGAAAAGGTTGTGGCTAATTTCCTGTCGATGGAAAACTATACGGATTGGAGGCGTACAGGCTACCCGGCGTTAAGCAAGGTTAAAAATGCCTTGTCGGATATCCCACGCAGGGTGTTGTATCCTCAAACAGAAATGACCGCAAACCCCCAGCCGCAGCAAAATGCTAAGCTCACCGACAGGGTTTGGTGGGATGCGCAATAA
- a CDS encoding 4-hydroxyproline epimerase, whose translation MASKTFFCVDAHTCGNPVRLVAGGGPTLKGDNMSQKRQHFLKEYDWIRTGLMFEPRGHDMMSGSILYPPHDPENDVAVLFIETSGCLPMCGHGTIGTITIAIEEGLIQPKTPGIVRMEAPAGLVLIEYKQEGKKVTSVKLRNVAAYLAATDLQVECPDLGTLTIDVSYGGNYYAIVDPQPNFKGIEDYTAGQLIAWSQVLRKRINEKYQFVHPQDPTINTCTHILWAGATLSADATARNAVFYGDKAIDRSPCGTGTSARMAQWFAKGKLKLGEPFIHESIIGSKFTGRVEEVVKINDFDAIIPSVEGWAKVYGYNTIKIDDDDPYAHGFQVI comes from the coding sequence ATGGCAAGTAAAACTTTCTTTTGTGTTGATGCCCATACCTGCGGCAATCCCGTAAGACTGGTGGCCGGTGGCGGTCCCACGCTTAAAGGCGACAACATGAGCCAGAAACGTCAGCACTTTTTAAAAGAGTATGACTGGATCAGGACGGGCCTGATGTTTGAACCAAGGGGGCATGATATGATGTCGGGCAGTATCCTGTACCCGCCTCATGATCCGGAAAACGACGTTGCCGTTTTGTTTATAGAAACCAGTGGTTGTTTACCCATGTGCGGTCACGGAACTATCGGCACCATTACCATAGCCATTGAAGAAGGGTTGATCCAACCCAAAACTCCGGGTATAGTACGTATGGAAGCGCCTGCCGGTCTTGTATTGATTGAGTACAAGCAGGAGGGCAAAAAAGTAACCTCGGTAAAACTCAGGAATGTGGCAGCTTACCTTGCCGCGACTGATTTACAGGTAGAATGTCCTGACCTTGGTACGCTTACCATAGATGTATCATATGGCGGTAATTACTATGCCATTGTTGATCCTCAGCCTAATTTCAAGGGCATCGAAGATTATACCGCAGGGCAACTGATAGCCTGGAGCCAGGTGCTGCGCAAGCGTATCAACGAAAAATATCAGTTTGTACACCCGCAGGATCCTACTATAAACACCTGTACCCATATCCTTTGGGCCGGTGCTACGCTATCGGCAGATGCTACGGCGCGTAACGCTGTGTTTTATGGCGATAAAGCTATCGACAGGTCGCCTTGCGGAACAGGTACATCCGCCCGTATGGCGCAATGGTTTGCCAAAGGTAAACTGAAATTAGGTGAGCCTTTTATTCATGAAAGCATCATCGGCAGCAAATTTACCGGCCGGGTTGAGGAAGTGGTTAAGATCAATGACTTTGATGCCATTATACCAAGCGTAGAAGGCTGGGCCAAAGTTTACGGCTACAACACCATCAAAATAGATGATGACGATCCGTATGCGCATGGTTTCCAGGTGATATAA
- a CDS encoding dihydrodipicolinate synthase family protein has protein sequence MITFDWKGVLPAVTTKFTDNDELDFDAFDINLNAQLEAGVDGFILGGSLGEASVLSDDEKFALLAHTVEFVKGKVPVILNIAEQTTKAAVAYAQKAFDKGADGLMLLPPMRYNSEARETVAYLTTIAKSTELPIMIYNNPVDYKIEVTLDMFEQLAAYDNIQAVKESTRDVSNVTRMINRFDDRFKIFTGVDPLAMESLVMGADGWVAGLVDAFPKETVAIYRLVKAKRYDEALAIYRWFLPVLELDIHPKLVQYIKLAEVATGIGTENVRAPRLPLIGAEREKVQKIINDALAARPELPVGSWGKLTEVAL, from the coding sequence ATGATAACTTTTGATTGGAAAGGTGTACTCCCTGCAGTAACTACAAAATTTACAGATAATGACGAACTTGATTTTGATGCTTTTGATATAAACCTGAACGCCCAGCTTGAGGCCGGTGTTGACGGATTTATATTAGGCGGCTCATTAGGCGAAGCAAGCGTTTTAAGCGATGATGAAAAATTTGCGCTGCTTGCCCATACCGTTGAGTTTGTTAAAGGAAAAGTTCCCGTTATATTGAACATTGCCGAGCAAACTACCAAGGCAGCTGTTGCTTATGCTCAAAAAGCTTTTGATAAAGGCGCCGATGGCTTGATGCTGTTACCGCCTATGCGTTACAATAGCGAAGCCCGCGAAACAGTTGCTTACCTTACAACTATTGCAAAAAGCACCGAACTGCCAATCATGATCTACAATAACCCTGTTGATTATAAGATTGAGGTTACTTTAGATATGTTTGAACAGCTTGCCGCTTATGACAATATCCAGGCGGTAAAAGAATCAACCCGCGATGTATCAAACGTTACCCGTATGATCAACCGTTTTGATGACAGGTTTAAGATCTTTACCGGTGTTGATCCGCTGGCTATGGAAAGCCTTGTTATGGGTGCTGACGGCTGGGTTGCCGGTTTGGTTGATGCTTTCCCTAAAGAAACTGTTGCTATTTACCGTTTGGTTAAAGCAAAAAGGTATGACGAAGCTTTGGCTATCTATCGTTGGTTTTTACCTGTGCTTGAGCTTGATATCCACCCTAAGCTGGTACAGTACATTAAACTGGCCGAGGTTGCAACGGGTATAGGTACCGAAAATGTACGTGCGCCTCGTTTGCCATTAATTGGTGCGGAGCGCGAAAAAGTTCAAAAAATCATTAATGATGCACTTGCCGCAAGGCCTGAGCTACCTGTAGGCAGCTGGGGTAAATTAACCGAAGTAGCGTTATAA
- a CDS encoding DUF885 family protein — translation MFIHPSKTVKGLILCALTIGTLSLNAQTAAPGNLYEQTSEIAGTIIRYGQDMNAIHEFYSPYNVNDRAEEQYKQDVINSPEQRKRLIEVDNDYLKQLDQTDFNALSIYGKVDYILLKKRINFDLKDLKKEEDLYSQAAKYISFADEIYALEQKRRRGTFVDGEKIAGDLNKILKELKADTTAYHKLPSVDMPVAKVTKAALLGLKGRLKDFFGFYNKYDPSFTWWVPEPYKAVDNALERYSELAISKGKLNTSQKSDSSGIKGVPIGRQELINQLQAEMIPYTPEELIKLANKEFAWCDKEMLKASQEMGFGSDWKKALEKVKNSYVPVGHQPELIVKLYNDALSFIKERDLITIPPLAEETWGMVMMSPQRQLVNPFFTGGKEISISYPTNTMQYDDRLMSMRGNNPYFSRGTVQHELIPGHNLQYFMNSRYKAYRQDFGTPFAIEGWALYWELLLYDKGFAKTPEERVGMLFWRMHRCARIIFSLNYHLGNWTPQQCIDFLVDRVGHERANAEGEVRRSFEGGYSPLYQVAYLLGGLQLMELKKELVDSGKMTYKQFHDAAIKENLIPVEMLRATLTNQALTKDFTTSWKFYDFGGK, via the coding sequence GTGTTTATACATCCCTCTAAAACTGTAAAAGGGCTAATCCTTTGCGCCCTTACTATTGGTACCCTGAGTTTAAATGCGCAAACTGCCGCACCCGGCAATTTGTATGAGCAAACCAGCGAAATAGCCGGTACCATTATCCGGTACGGGCAGGATATGAATGCCATACATGAATTTTATTCGCCCTATAATGTTAATGACCGTGCTGAAGAACAGTATAAGCAGGATGTCATTAACTCGCCCGAGCAGCGCAAAAGGCTCATTGAAGTAGATAACGATTACCTGAAGCAACTGGATCAAACCGATTTTAATGCTCTGAGCATTTATGGCAAGGTTGATTATATCCTGCTAAAGAAACGCATCAACTTTGATCTGAAGGATTTGAAAAAAGAAGAAGACCTGTACAGCCAGGCCGCCAAATATATTTCATTTGCCGATGAGATCTATGCGCTTGAACAAAAGCGCCGCCGCGGAACATTTGTAGATGGAGAAAAGATTGCAGGCGATCTGAATAAGATCTTGAAAGAACTTAAAGCAGATACAACAGCGTATCATAAACTTCCATCGGTGGATATGCCGGTGGCTAAAGTAACCAAAGCTGCTTTATTGGGTTTGAAAGGCCGTTTAAAGGACTTTTTTGGTTTCTATAATAAATACGATCCTTCGTTTACCTGGTGGGTACCTGAACCTTATAAAGCCGTTGACAATGCGTTGGAAAGGTACAGCGAGCTGGCCATAAGCAAAGGAAAGCTGAACACCAGTCAAAAAAGCGATAGCAGCGGTATAAAAGGCGTGCCAATTGGCAGGCAGGAGCTTATTAATCAGCTACAGGCCGAAATGATCCCTTACACGCCTGAAGAACTTATTAAACTGGCCAATAAAGAGTTTGCCTGGTGCGATAAGGAAATGCTAAAGGCATCGCAGGAAATGGGGTTTGGCAGCGATTGGAAAAAAGCCCTCGAAAAAGTGAAGAACAGCTATGTGCCGGTAGGTCATCAGCCTGAACTGATCGTTAAACTATATAACGATGCCCTTAGTTTTATCAAAGAACGCGACCTGATCACTATACCGCCTTTGGCCGAAGAAACCTGGGGCATGGTGATGATGTCGCCGCAGAGGCAGTTAGTTAATCCTTTTTTTACCGGTGGTAAGGAGATCAGTATCTCATACCCAACCAATACCATGCAGTATGACGACAGGCTGATGAGCATGCGCGGCAACAACCCTTACTTTTCAAGGGGCACTGTGCAGCATGAGCTGATCCCTGGTCATAACCTGCAATATTTTATGAACAGCCGTTACAAAGCTTATCGCCAGGATTTTGGGACGCCATTCGCCATTGAAGGTTGGGCTTTATACTGGGAACTGTTGTTGTACGATAAAGGCTTTGCCAAAACCCCCGAAGAACGTGTAGGGATGCTGTTTTGGCGCATGCACCGCTGTGCAAGGATCATCTTTTCGCTCAACTACCATTTAGGCAACTGGACACCACAACAGTGTATCGACTTTTTGGTTGATCGTGTAGGCCATGAACGCGCCAATGCCGAGGGCGAAGTAAGGCGCTCATTTGAAGGCGGCTATAGCCCGCTTTACCAGGTGGCCTACCTGCTGGGTGGTTTGCAGTTGATGGAATTGAAAAAAGAACTGGTTGATAGCGGCAAGATGACCTACAAGCAGTTTCATGATGCCGCCATTAAAGAAAACCTCATCCCGGTTGAAATGCTCCGTGCAACATTAACCAACCAGGCTTTAACCAAAGATTTTACAACCAGCTGGAAGTTTTACGATTTCGGCGGCAAGTAA
- a CDS encoding AraC family transcriptional regulator produces MKVLQFTIPVPHDKSVIAEKVCLPYHYPYLHRHKEIQLTWIQQGEGTLIAGNNMHDYSAGDLFLIGANLPHVFKSNPEYFAPNANKQIEALTIFFNPEGALAPLFNLPELKPSLIFMQQHQQGFKLPHHVVDKVSQIMIALQKASGPDQLIQFFHLLKGLTNIKSKLDPLSTYGNLPGITENEGIRIGNIYNYIMQHYSEPITLEDVAKVAYMTPESFCRYFKKHTGHTFISFLNEIRINEACKKLIAHKFESINTVAYKCGFKSITNFNRVFKCVIGNSPRGYLDSYNNNLISLNRAAS; encoded by the coding sequence ATGAAAGTTTTACAATTTACCATCCCGGTTCCGCACGATAAAAGTGTGATTGCAGAAAAGGTTTGTTTGCCTTATCATTATCCATACCTGCACCGCCACAAGGAAATTCAGCTTACCTGGATCCAGCAGGGGGAGGGTACTTTGATTGCAGGAAATAACATGCATGATTACTCTGCCGGCGATCTGTTTTTAATAGGCGCCAACCTGCCGCATGTGTTTAAAAGCAACCCCGAATACTTTGCGCCCAACGCTAATAAACAAATAGAAGCACTTACTATATTCTTTAATCCGGAAGGAGCGCTGGCGCCGCTGTTTAATCTGCCCGAGCTTAAACCAAGCCTCATATTTATGCAGCAGCACCAACAGGGTTTTAAATTGCCGCACCATGTGGTTGATAAAGTGTCGCAGATCATGATCGCCCTGCAAAAGGCATCAGGGCCGGATCAGTTGATCCAGTTTTTTCACCTGCTTAAAGGGCTTACCAATATTAAAAGTAAATTGGACCCTTTATCAACATACGGTAACCTGCCGGGTATCACCGAAAACGAGGGGATCAGGATAGGTAATATTTACAACTATATTATGCAGCACTACAGCGAACCCATCACGCTGGAGGATGTAGCTAAGGTAGCTTACATGACGCCTGAATCGTTTTGCAGGTATTTTAAAAAGCATACCGGTCATACCTTTATTTCGTTCCTCAATGAAATCAGGATCAACGAAGCCTGCAAAAAGCTTATCGCTCATAAGTTTGAAAGCATTAATACGGTAGCTTATAAATGCGGCTTTAAAAGCATCACCAACTTTAACAGGGTGTTTAAATGCGTAATCGGCAATTCGCCCCGCGGTTATCTCGACTCTTATAACAATAATCTCATCAGCCTTAACAGGGCTGCAAGCTAA
- a CDS encoding FAD-dependent oxidoreductase, whose protein sequence is MAKVLIIGGGIVGLSSAYYLQKAGHEVTVLDKGDMTDSCSYGNAGMIVPSHFIPLATPGMVSQGIKWMFNSKSPFYVKPSLNPELISWGLKFLKKANAAHVERSAVPLTELSLLSKNLYEDLSKEPGFDFDLVEKGILMFYKTEKAGEEEAHMAEKGRELGLDMAVLSVDDCKKLQPKLELDVLGAVHYRCDAHLSPNKLMAALIKHLKAAGVNLVTNKEVTKIETKGGKVSRVLAGNEEFSADEYVIAGGSWSPAIGRLLGVKILLMPGKGYSFNVKDNSETMHIPALLAEARVAITPMNGGLRYGGTMELDKINDRINMNRVKGIVESVPKYFPGLKPAVPEQKDIWFGFRPSSADGLPYIGRSKQYNNLTVATGHGMMGLSLGAATGLLASEIISGKPTTIDIKEFAPERV, encoded by the coding sequence ATGGCAAAGGTGCTGATAATAGGAGGTGGGATAGTAGGGCTTAGTTCGGCTTATTATTTACAAAAGGCCGGGCATGAGGTTACTGTGCTTGATAAAGGCGATATGACCGATAGCTGTTCATACGGAAACGCCGGTATGATAGTGCCAAGCCATTTTATCCCGCTGGCAACGCCGGGTATGGTTTCGCAAGGTATCAAATGGATGTTTAACAGCAAAAGTCCGTTCTATGTAAAACCATCCTTAAACCCCGAACTGATTTCATGGGGATTAAAATTTTTAAAGAAAGCGAATGCCGCGCACGTTGAAAGGTCTGCTGTTCCTTTAACGGAACTTTCCCTGCTTAGCAAAAACCTTTATGAAGATCTGAGCAAAGAGCCCGGTTTTGATTTCGACCTGGTTGAAAAAGGCATCCTGATGTTTTATAAAACCGAAAAGGCTGGTGAGGAAGAAGCCCACATGGCAGAAAAAGGCAGGGAATTAGGCCTGGATATGGCCGTACTTAGTGTTGATGACTGTAAAAAACTACAGCCAAAACTTGAGCTTGATGTATTAGGCGCGGTTCATTACCGCTGCGATGCACACCTGTCGCCCAACAAATTGATGGCTGCTTTAATCAAACATCTGAAAGCTGCCGGTGTAAACCTGGTTACTAATAAAGAGGTTACCAAAATTGAAACCAAAGGCGGCAAAGTGAGCAGGGTATTGGCAGGTAACGAGGAGTTTAGTGCCGATGAATACGTTATTGCAGGCGGCTCCTGGTCGCCGGCCATAGGCAGGCTGTTGGGTGTAAAGATCCTGCTGATGCCGGGCAAAGGTTATTCTTTTAATGTGAAAGATAATAGCGAAACCATGCATATCCCTGCACTGCTGGCCGAAGCAAGGGTAGCTATTACACCGATGAACGGTGGTTTACGCTATGGGGGTACTATGGAACTTGATAAGATCAACGACCGGATCAACATGAACCGCGTAAAAGGTATTGTTGAATCGGTGCCGAAGTATTTCCCCGGTTTAAAGCCTGCTGTTCCGGAGCAAAAGGATATCTGGTTTGGCTTCCGGCCTTCATCTGCCGATGGATTGCCTTATATCGGCAGGAGCAAACAATATAACAACCTGACTGTAGCTACCGGGCATGGAATGATGGGGCTTAGCCTCGGGGCGGCAACCGGTTTGCTGGCAAGCGAAATTATATCGGGCAAACCAACTACTATCGATATTAAAGAATTTGCACCTGAAAGGGTTTAA